In the genome of Candidatus Alcyoniella australis, one region contains:
- a CDS encoding OsmC family protein produces MELNITFPGGSKVTAEYGSDSITTDQSIIEGGEGAGPSPYLCFLASIGTCAGYYVLRFCQMRGLDTENVRIKQTNTFNEETHSLSNVKIEIQVPAEFPQKYHKALVRAAEQCAVKRTLESPPSVELQTKVV; encoded by the coding sequence ATGGAACTGAACATCACATTTCCCGGCGGCAGCAAGGTTACCGCTGAGTACGGTTCGGACAGCATCACAACCGACCAGTCGATAATCGAGGGCGGAGAGGGCGCGGGGCCCTCGCCCTATTTGTGCTTCCTGGCCTCGATCGGCACCTGTGCGGGTTACTACGTGTTGCGGTTTTGCCAGATGCGCGGACTCGACACCGAGAACGTGAGGATCAAGCAAACCAATACTTTTAACGAGGAAACCCACAGCCTGAGCAACGTCAAGATCGAGATCCAAGTGCCGGCGGAGTTTCCGCAGAAATACCATAAAGCCCTGGTACGCGCGGCCGAACAGTGCGCGGTCAAGCGCACACTGGAGTCGCCGCCGTCCGTGGAGTTGCAGACCAAGGTAGTCTGA
- a CDS encoding 3',5'-cyclic-nucleotide phosphodiesterase has translation MYFQPRVVHDGISMKIEILGCRGDLVPGAACPGYLLDDTTLLEAGTVTSVLSPQRLRRIDRVVLSHMHVDHIKELPFLIGAAVNSAQSPIEVWSTPDNLELLRRHLFNSSLWPDFTRLPTVSNPAMKMRKLSTKRATRVGEYLLRALPVNHTVPTYGMFFDNGKQVLGYTADTGRCPQFWDAALQYGDRLAAVIVEVTFCDKQADHAKATGHMTPSLLKSEVERVDLDVPLIAVHLRPEKVTAIERELRRLKLPVHISESGDIIRL, from the coding sequence ATGTACTTTCAACCGCGGGTCGTGCACGATGGGATCAGCATGAAAATCGAGATCCTCGGATGCCGCGGCGACCTGGTGCCGGGAGCTGCTTGCCCCGGCTATCTATTGGACGATACAACATTGCTTGAGGCTGGAACCGTAACTTCGGTTCTCTCGCCGCAACGACTGAGGCGAATCGACCGGGTCGTACTCTCTCACATGCACGTGGATCACATCAAAGAACTGCCGTTCCTGATCGGCGCGGCCGTCAATTCCGCCCAGTCGCCGATCGAGGTCTGGTCCACGCCGGACAACCTGGAACTGCTCAGACGCCATCTGTTCAACTCCAGCCTCTGGCCCGACTTCACCAGGCTGCCCACGGTCTCGAACCCCGCGATGAAGATGAGAAAGCTCAGCACCAAGCGCGCCACTCGAGTCGGCGAATACTTACTGCGCGCATTGCCGGTCAACCATACCGTGCCGACCTATGGGATGTTCTTTGACAACGGCAAGCAGGTTCTGGGATACACCGCGGATACCGGACGCTGCCCGCAATTCTGGGATGCAGCGCTGCAATACGGCGATCGTCTGGCAGCGGTGATCGTCGAGGTGACGTTCTGCGATAAGCAGGCGGACCATGCCAAGGCCACGGGGCACATGACGCCCTCGCTGCTCAAATCCGAGGTGGAGCGGGTCGACCTGGATGTGCCGCTGATCGCGGTCCACCTCCGGCCCGAGAAAGTGACCGCCATCGAGCGGGAGCTGCGACGCCTCAAGCTTCCCGTACACATCTCCGAATCCGGAGACATCATACGGCTCTAA
- a CDS encoding adenylate/guanylate cyclase domain-containing protein produces the protein MGCSVLAGYAIRADAGLLSRVEGATLDIRFRMRGPVVPDPEIAIIAIDQRSLDTVGRWPWSRSDLARLVDAIGQGNSAKPKAIVLDIAFPQVEQAHYQLVEQKTLSQHLPFMLIDAGQLRDPDLDLAQAIQRSGRVVLSSFFLTSTPGGQRLDPGRLASSFSIPILIGELGDNIHSFVRSAKGAEPNIEQLQSVAAATGFFNIFPDPDGIMRHKDMILLYGDDLYPSLEISALRVAMGLTRDDLACRLASYGIDYVAVGEQRIHTDEQGRIMLNYRGPAGTFQTYSAVDVISGKIDSVEFANRIVFVGVTALGNFDVAITPFAPQGFPGVEVHATALDNIKNQRALVRPAWYVLFDLCLIWSLAIIVAMAFASLRPWLAGATAVTLLVVLWQLVGWLFNTRNYVLSLTVPLISLVTTLILVALYRLLFEVRLQTKMKRALAPYVPLPVAQRIAADPDRARLQGARREITVLFVDIRSFSKLSAQVSPEKMVEFLSEFAHEVSEAVFDNQGLLDKFIGDGAMAFWGAPLISDDHVDCAINCAKDIQQRITQLAKRHAQDEFGRTTVGVGIATGEAVVGALGSMRRLDYTAVGEVVNLAQRLEKLNKKLGSRVLLSKASSQKAGPQWNIESLGAHQLIEGSEPIDVYELPLEDK, from the coding sequence ATGGGTTGTTCGGTGCTGGCCGGCTATGCGATACGCGCGGACGCGGGGCTGCTCTCGCGGGTCGAGGGCGCGACTCTCGACATTCGATTCCGCATGCGCGGTCCGGTGGTGCCCGATCCGGAGATCGCAATCATCGCCATCGACCAGCGCAGCCTGGACACGGTGGGACGCTGGCCGTGGAGCCGCAGCGACCTGGCCCGGCTGGTTGACGCCATCGGGCAGGGCAACTCGGCCAAGCCCAAGGCGATCGTGCTCGACATTGCCTTTCCCCAGGTGGAGCAAGCTCATTACCAACTGGTCGAGCAGAAGACCCTGAGCCAGCATCTGCCGTTCATGTTGATCGACGCCGGCCAGCTGCGCGATCCCGACCTCGATCTGGCGCAGGCTATCCAGCGCTCGGGTAGGGTCGTGCTTTCCTCGTTCTTTCTGACTTCCACGCCCGGAGGCCAGCGGCTCGATCCCGGTCGTCTGGCATCGAGCTTCTCGATTCCGATTCTGATCGGCGAGCTGGGCGACAACATCCACTCGTTCGTGCGCAGCGCCAAGGGAGCCGAGCCGAACATCGAGCAGCTCCAGAGCGTCGCCGCTGCGACCGGCTTCTTCAACATCTTTCCCGATCCAGACGGGATCATGCGCCACAAGGACATGATCCTGCTCTACGGCGACGACCTCTACCCCAGCCTTGAGATCAGCGCCCTGCGCGTGGCCATGGGCCTGACGCGCGACGACCTGGCCTGCCGTCTGGCGAGCTACGGAATTGACTACGTTGCAGTGGGCGAACAACGAATCCATACCGACGAACAGGGCCGGATCATGCTCAACTACCGCGGCCCGGCCGGGACGTTCCAGACCTACTCGGCGGTCGACGTAATCAGCGGCAAAATCGACTCGGTGGAGTTCGCCAATCGGATAGTGTTCGTCGGCGTTACCGCACTGGGCAATTTCGACGTGGCGATCACGCCATTCGCACCACAAGGCTTCCCCGGCGTCGAGGTCCACGCCACGGCCCTGGACAACATTAAAAATCAGCGGGCGCTGGTGCGTCCGGCATGGTACGTCTTATTTGACCTGTGCCTGATCTGGTCGTTGGCGATCATCGTCGCCATGGCCTTCGCCAGTCTGCGCCCCTGGTTGGCCGGCGCCACGGCCGTGACGCTGCTGGTAGTGCTGTGGCAGTTGGTCGGCTGGCTGTTTAATACCCGTAACTACGTGCTGTCGCTGACAGTGCCGCTGATCTCGCTGGTCACTACGCTGATCCTGGTCGCGCTCTACAGGCTGCTGTTCGAGGTCCGGTTGCAGACCAAGATGAAACGCGCCCTGGCGCCTTACGTGCCGTTGCCCGTGGCCCAACGCATTGCAGCGGACCCCGACCGCGCCCGGCTGCAAGGCGCTCGGCGCGAGATAACCGTGCTGTTTGTGGACATCCGCTCGTTCAGCAAGCTCTCGGCCCAGGTGAGTCCGGAGAAAATGGTCGAGTTCCTAAGCGAGTTCGCCCACGAGGTCTCCGAAGCGGTTTTCGACAATCAGGGATTGCTCGACAAATTCATCGGCGACGGCGCAATGGCTTTCTGGGGCGCGCCGCTGATCAGTGATGACCATGTGGACTGCGCGATCAACTGCGCCAAAGACATCCAGCAGCGCATCACGCAGCTGGCAAAGCGGCACGCGCAGGACGAGTTCGGCCGCACCACGGTCGGCGTGGGAATCGCCACAGGCGAGGCGGTTGTCGGCGCTTTGGGTTCAATGCGCAGGTTGGATTACACGGCGGTGGGCGAGGTGGTCAACTTGGCGCAACGTCTGGAGAAACTCAATAAAAAGCTTGGCAGCAGGGTGTTGCTGAGCAAGGCCTCATCGCAAAAAGCCGGACCCCAGTGGAACATCGAATCGCTGGGCGCGCACCAACTGATCGAGGGCAGCGAGCCGATCGATGTGTACGAATTGCCCCTTGAAGATAAGTAA
- a CDS encoding HU family DNA-binding protein yields the protein MNKSDLVEVLAKRTGITLKKAQEVVDKVFEAMTDTLEQGERIEIRGFGSFSVKEYKPYTGRNPKTKESIHVPPKRLPYFKVGKELKKRVDLHG from the coding sequence ATGAATAAATCGGACTTGGTAGAGGTACTTGCCAAACGAACGGGAATTACTTTGAAAAAGGCCCAAGAGGTCGTGGATAAGGTCTTCGAGGCGATGACCGACACACTCGAACAGGGAGAAAGGATCGAAATCCGTGGTTTCGGTTCGTTCTCGGTCAAAGAGTACAAGCCGTATACCGGACGCAATCCCAAGACCAAAGAATCGATCCACGTACCGCCCAAGCGCCTGCCTTACTTCAAAGTAGGCAAAGAGCTGAAAAAGAGGGTCGACCTCCACGGCTGA
- the sucC gene encoding ADP-forming succinate--CoA ligase subunit beta, whose translation MKIHEFQAKQLLNSAGVPVPVSYTATNPWQARYVAELLHASAFVVKAQIHAGGRGKGGGVAVVQSLDEVYQASERILGMTLVTKQTGPEGRLVRTVLIEPAAQIARELYFAVLIDRSSRCLTLMASEAGGMEIEQVAEQRPEAIVKIAIDPLVGVSARHGRALAQGLGIEHKGLIRQFTKLAIDCCNCFINNDLSLLEINPLAITQSDELLAVDAKMTIDDNAMFRHPELAELRDFNEEQPLEILSSRYGVDYVKLDGDIGCMVNGAGLAMATMDLIMASGAMPANFLDIKGGADVANVVNAFELLNSDPNVRAVLINIFGGIVRCDMVAEGILKAMQSVKVEVPIVVRIEGTNADLGAKMLADSPYGFISAKGLSDAARKVVAARGDA comes from the coding sequence GTGAAGATACACGAGTTCCAGGCCAAGCAGTTGCTGAACTCGGCCGGAGTACCGGTTCCGGTCTCGTATACTGCAACCAATCCCTGGCAGGCGCGGTATGTGGCCGAACTTCTCCACGCTTCGGCCTTTGTAGTCAAGGCGCAGATCCATGCCGGAGGCCGCGGCAAAGGCGGTGGCGTCGCGGTGGTCCAAAGTTTGGACGAGGTCTATCAAGCGTCCGAACGGATTCTGGGAATGACCTTGGTGACCAAGCAGACCGGACCCGAGGGACGACTGGTGCGCACGGTGTTGATCGAGCCCGCGGCGCAAATCGCCAGGGAACTGTACTTTGCCGTGTTGATCGACCGCTCGTCGCGCTGCCTGACCTTGATGGCCAGCGAGGCCGGCGGAATGGAGATCGAACAGGTAGCGGAGCAGCGCCCCGAGGCAATTGTTAAAATCGCGATCGATCCGCTGGTCGGCGTGTCCGCGCGGCACGGCAGGGCGTTGGCCCAGGGACTGGGGATCGAGCACAAAGGATTAATTCGACAGTTCACAAAACTGGCGATCGATTGCTGCAACTGCTTTATCAACAACGACCTATCGTTACTCGAGATCAACCCGCTGGCGATCACGCAATCCGACGAGCTGCTCGCCGTGGACGCCAAAATGACGATCGACGACAATGCGATGTTTCGCCACCCCGAACTGGCAGAGCTACGCGACTTCAACGAGGAGCAGCCCCTCGAGATCCTCTCGTCGCGCTACGGCGTGGACTACGTTAAGCTCGACGGCGACATCGGCTGCATGGTCAACGGCGCGGGCCTAGCAATGGCCACAATGGATCTGATCATGGCCTCGGGCGCGATGCCCGCGAACTTCCTTGACATCAAGGGCGGGGCCGACGTTGCCAACGTTGTCAACGCTTTTGAGCTGCTGAACTCCGATCCCAACGTCAGGGCGGTGTTGATCAATATCTTCGGCGGAATAGTACGTTGCGACATGGTCGCCGAAGGGATCCTCAAGGCAATGCAAAGCGTCAAGGTCGAGGTGCCGATCGTGGTGCGGATCGAGGGGACCAACGCCGACCTCGGAGCCAAGATGCTCGCGGATTCGCCCTACGGTTTCATTTCCGCGAAGGGCCTGTCCGACGCAGCACGCAAGGTCGTGGCCGCCCGGGGAGACGCCTGA
- the sucD gene encoding succinate--CoA ligase subunit alpha translates to MSILVNDKTRVVVQGITGKTGQFHTRQCLEYGTKIVAGVTPGKGGMDFEGVPIYNGVAQAVREQGADASLVFVPPALAADACMEAVEAGIKVLVLITEGIPTLDMLKLVRYARLKGCSLIGPNCPGIITPGECKIGIMPGQIHRPGNVGVISRSGTLTYEAVAQLSALQIGQSTCIGIGGDPVVGMNFVDCLELFNADPNTQAVVLIGEIGGSAEEEAAAYISQNFDRPVVSFIAGLTAPEGKRMGHAGAIISGGKGTAEEKLGALAAAGVTVVRDPSAIGHATAEVIRR, encoded by the coding sequence ATGAGCATTTTAGTCAACGACAAAACGCGGGTGGTGGTCCAAGGGATCACCGGCAAGACCGGACAGTTCCACACCAGGCAGTGCCTGGAATACGGCACCAAGATCGTCGCCGGAGTGACTCCGGGCAAGGGCGGGATGGATTTCGAAGGCGTGCCGATTTACAACGGCGTTGCGCAGGCGGTGAGAGAGCAGGGCGCCGACGCCTCGCTGGTGTTCGTGCCTCCGGCACTGGCGGCCGACGCATGCATGGAGGCCGTTGAGGCCGGAATTAAAGTCCTGGTGCTGATCACCGAGGGCATTCCGACATTGGACATGCTCAAACTGGTGCGTTACGCCAGGCTCAAGGGATGCAGCCTAATTGGACCCAATTGTCCGGGGATCATCACCCCCGGCGAATGTAAAATCGGGATCATGCCCGGACAGATTCATCGGCCGGGCAACGTCGGCGTGATCTCGCGCTCCGGGACCCTGACCTACGAGGCCGTGGCGCAACTCAGCGCATTGCAGATCGGCCAGAGCACCTGCATCGGCATTGGCGGCGATCCGGTGGTCGGAATGAACTTCGTCGACTGTCTTGAGCTGTTCAACGCAGACCCCAATACCCAAGCCGTGGTATTGATCGGCGAGATCGGCGGAAGCGCCGAGGAAGAGGCCGCCGCCTACATCTCACAGAACTTTGATCGTCCGGTGGTGTCTTTTATAGCTGGGTTGACCGCACCCGAAGGCAAGCGCATGGGACACGCCGGTGCGATCATCTCCGGCGGCAAGGGCACGGCCGAAGAAAAGCTTGGGGCGCTGGCAGCAGCGGGCGTCACGGTAGTGCGTGACCCCTCTGCTATCGGACACGCCACTGCGGAGGTAATCCGGCGCTGA
- a CDS encoding AgmX/PglI C-terminal domain-containing protein, protein MKRVAIFIALLALLCAASPAMAMDEQASRRIIVRAIELSPVQIQRLFQGREQLIPQAIQQSTAIAVDAQFDPNDLFDMATIHADLSDDASIEATLRELIELTGMLYATVNHQHNERYDSLFAQAAPTYPIRFDGYHTFNDYTLIIEKTESFLRVHDSAVQAYLESPERGGGEQAAQSACVIQNALANITADLWVTVLLPLIDQLDAPLQTGTIVKGRRPPVQIPDVELYLPKGIDPSVATAPNRDLPIYLEVTNYGTSVAADYSGPTITIDEEGLVITVERLAPEQALQQAAQARREAALGLGQSTSAANATGVQVEQRIEQQRALDQAAQARREAAISVGKSPAPTAGLIGTRISRELENRSALMRAQRIRTAAALALDRGKGSAVQALAAAVLVRRNTQIEAGRELRLQSIALHKGEISGVSSTIEGISNSMTLEVRISGSEVQSVQIDESKLAHVRGVQPDVDAGNNDLFSVLESMDIGTLVNADNQRQLKQGENGDAEAEQSDIDPGLRLDADAPNIGEEKSMLTVSSGSLSVDRGAQQGTFDAQAVSQILADNHRGFSYCYETQLKHSPNLSGKIAVEFTIGLDGRVDRAVVLDDESDLKDSAVQNCILERFKRLKFPPPVGGEVTVKYPLIFAPSFSF, encoded by the coding sequence ATGAAGCGCGTTGCAATTTTTATCGCACTGCTGGCGCTGCTGTGCGCCGCCTCACCGGCAATGGCCATGGACGAACAGGCGAGCCGGCGGATTATCGTGCGCGCCATCGAGCTCTCCCCGGTCCAAATCCAACGGCTGTTCCAGGGACGCGAGCAGCTGATCCCCCAGGCGATACAACAGTCGACTGCGATTGCCGTTGATGCGCAATTCGATCCCAACGACCTGTTCGACATGGCGACGATCCACGCCGACCTGTCCGACGATGCGAGCATCGAGGCCACCCTGCGCGAGCTGATCGAACTCACCGGCATGTTGTACGCAACGGTGAATCATCAGCACAACGAGCGCTACGACAGCCTGTTCGCTCAGGCGGCCCCGACATATCCGATCCGTTTCGACGGCTACCATACTTTCAACGACTACACGCTGATTATCGAAAAGACCGAGTCCTTTCTGCGCGTGCACGACAGCGCGGTTCAGGCCTACCTGGAGTCGCCCGAGCGCGGCGGCGGCGAGCAGGCCGCGCAATCGGCGTGCGTGATCCAAAACGCCCTTGCCAACATCACCGCCGATCTGTGGGTCACCGTGCTGCTGCCGCTGATCGACCAGCTTGACGCGCCGCTTCAGACCGGAACGATCGTCAAGGGCAGGCGGCCGCCCGTGCAAATACCCGACGTGGAACTTTACCTGCCCAAGGGTATTGATCCGTCCGTCGCGACCGCCCCTAACCGCGACCTGCCGATCTACCTCGAAGTCACGAACTACGGCACGTCCGTGGCAGCCGATTACAGCGGTCCCACAATTACCATTGACGAAGAGGGGCTGGTGATCACGGTCGAGCGCTTAGCCCCTGAACAGGCTCTACAGCAGGCGGCACAGGCACGCCGCGAGGCCGCCCTGGGTCTGGGGCAATCGACGTCAGCGGCCAATGCCACTGGCGTGCAGGTCGAACAGCGCATTGAGCAGCAACGCGCCCTGGATCAGGCGGCACAGGCACGCCGCGAGGCTGCGATCAGTGTTGGAAAAAGCCCCGCTCCCACAGCGGGGCTGATCGGCACTCGGATCTCCCGCGAGCTAGAAAACCGAAGCGCGTTAATGCGAGCCCAGCGGATCAGAACCGCGGCCGCCTTGGCGCTTGACCGCGGCAAGGGCAGCGCTGTTCAAGCGCTGGCCGCCGCTGTCCTGGTTCGCCGCAATACGCAGATCGAAGCCGGGCGCGAGCTGAGGCTGCAAAGCATCGCCTTGCACAAGGGCGAGATCAGCGGCGTAAGCTCGACGATCGAGGGCATCTCCAACAGCATGACCTTGGAGGTCAGGATCAGCGGCAGCGAGGTGCAGTCGGTACAGATCGATGAATCCAAGCTGGCCCACGTGCGCGGCGTGCAACCCGACGTTGACGCCGGGAACAACGATCTGTTCAGCGTGCTCGAGTCAATGGACATCGGCACCTTGGTCAACGCAGACAATCAGCGCCAGCTTAAGCAGGGTGAAAACGGCGACGCCGAAGCCGAGCAATCAGATATCGACCCAGGACTGCGATTGGACGCCGATGCGCCGAACATCGGCGAAGAGAAATCGATGCTCACCGTGTCCAGCGGCTCGCTCAGCGTCGATCGCGGGGCGCAGCAGGGCACGTTCGACGCCCAGGCCGTTTCACAGATCTTGGCCGATAATCACCGCGGATTCAGCTATTGCTACGAGACGCAGCTCAAGCACTCTCCCAATCTATCGGGGAAAATAGCAGTGGAATTCACCATCGGCCTTGACGGTCGCGTGGACCGCGCCGTTGTGCTCGACGATGAGAGCGACCTCAAGGACAGCGCTGTGCAGAATTGCATCCTCGAGCGCTTCAAACGACTGAAATTCCCCCCGCCGGTAGGCGGCGAGGTTACGGTCAAGTACCCGCTGATCTTTGCGCCGTCTTTTTCATTTTAG